A DNA window from Lachancea thermotolerans CBS 6340 chromosome G complete sequence contains the following coding sequences:
- the ILV5 gene encoding ketol-acid reductoisomerase (highly similar to uniprot|P06168 Saccharomyces cerevisiae YLR355C ILV5 Acetohydroxyacid reductoisomerase mitochondrial protein involved in branched-chain amino acid biosynthesis also required for maintenance of wild- type mitochondrial DNA), protein MSLRIQATRLIANSRVVTAKRALSLASRATLRPAAARQFVKPLVATRGIKQINFGGTTETVYERADWPREKLLDYFKNDTMAMIGYGSQGYGQGLNMRDNGLNVIVGVRKNGASWKAAIEDGWVPGENLFDVAEAVQKGTYVMNLLSDAAQSETWNDLKPLLTKDKTLYFSHGFSPVFKDLTHVEPPKDIDVILVAPKGSGRTVRSLFKEGRGINSSYAVWNDVSGKAHEKAQALAVAVGSGYVYQTTFEKEVNSDLYGERGCLMGGIHGMFLAQYEVLRENGHSPSEAFNETVEEATQSLYPLIGKYGMDYMYDACSTTARRGALDWYPIFKDALKPVFQDLYESTKNGSETKRSLEFNSQPDYRAKLEEELQTIRNMEIWRVGKEVRKLRPENQ, encoded by the coding sequence ATGTCTCTAAGAATCCAAGCTACCAGACTCATTGCCAACTCTCGTGTTGTGACTGCCAAGAGAGCCCTCTCTTTGGCTTCTCGCGCTACCCTAAGACCTGCTGCCGCAAGACAGTTCGTCAAGCCATTGGTTGCTACCCGTGGTATCAAGCAGATCAACTTCGGTGGTACCACCGAGACTGTCTACGAGAGAGCTGACTGGCCTCGTGAGAAGTTGTTGgactacttcaaaaacgacACCATGGCCATGATCGGTTACGGTTCTCAAGGTTACGGTCAAGGTTTGAACATGAGAGACAACGGTTTGAACGTCATTGTCGGTGTCCGTAAGAACGgtgcttcttggaaggcCGCCATTGAGGACGGTTGGGTCCCAGGTGAGAACTTGTTCGACGTCGCTGAGGCTGTCCAGAAGGGTACCTACGTCATGAACTTGTTGTCTGACGCTGCTCAGTCTGAGACCTGGAACGACTTGAAGCCCTTGTTGACCAAGGACAAGACCTTGTACTTCTCTCACGGTTTCTCCCCAGTCTTCAAGGACTTGACCCACGTTGAGCCACCAAAGGACATCGATGTCATCTTGGTTGCTCCAAAGGGTTCCGGTAGAACCGTCAGATCTTTGTTCAAGGAAGGTCGTGGTATCAACTCCTCTTACGCCGTCTGGAACGACGTTTCCGGTAAGGCCCACGAGAAGGCTCAGGCTTTGGCTGTCGCCGTCGGTTCCGGCTACGTCTACCAGACCACCTTCGAGAAGGAGGTCAACTCTGACTTGTACGGTGAGAGAGGCTGTCTGATGGGTGGTATCCACGGTATGTTCCTCGCCCAGTACGAGGTTTTGAGAGAGAACGGCCACTCTCCATCTGAGGCTTTCAACGAGACCGTTGAGGAGGCCACTCAGTCCCTGTACCCATTGATTGGTAAGTACGGTATGGACTACATGTACGATGCCTGCTCTACCACCGCCAGACGTGGTGCTTTGGACTGGTACCCAATCTTCAAGGACGCCTTGAAGCCTGTTTTCCAGGACCTGTACGAGTCCACCAAGAACGGTTCTGAGACCAAGAGATCTTTGGAGTTCAACTCTCAACCTGACTACAGAGCTAAGTTGGAGGAGGAGCTACAGACCATCAGAAACATGGAGATCTGGAGGGTCGGCAAGGAGGTCAGAAAGCTGAGACCAGAGAACCAGTAA
- a CDS encoding KLTH0G17314p (conserved hypothetical protein) translates to MTSHIQPQICLGATAPNFTANTSQGQLDFYSYAKGSWCLFFSHPADFTPICTTEIGAFAQLADEFEQRNCKMLCMSTNSAETHLQWILDIEDVTGAKVTFPMICDEDGRISTMFGMVDSRNFDERGLPIPIRCVLIIDPQFEVRLLHAYLLSTGRNTAEILRCLDSLQVVDQMHGKVMTPINWIPGDDVVLSPQVDQEDIERNFPEAREIRPYLRLTPLDMD, encoded by the coding sequence ATGACCTCGCACATACAACCGCAGATATGCCTGGGGGCCACGGCTCCTAATTTCACTGCAAACACATCGCAAGGACAGCTGGACTTTTACAGCTACGCCAAAGGCTCGTGGTGTCTATTCTTTTCCCACCCGGCAGACTTCACACCAATATGTACCACAGAAATAGGCGCTTTCGCGCAGCTGGCCGATGAGTTTGAACAGAGAAACTGCAAGATGCTTTGCATGTCAACGAACTCTGCTGAAACTCATCTTCAGTGGATTCTAGATATTGAGGATGTAACCGGCGCCAAAGTCACATTCCCCATGATCTGCGATGAGGACGGCAGGATATCCACTATGTTCGGCATGGTGGACTCCCGCAACTTCGACGAGCGTGGCCTCCCCATTCCCATACGATGCGTTCTGATCATCGACCCGCAGTTTGAGGTCCGCCTACTGCATGCGTACCTGCTGTCTACCGGACGCAACACAGCCGAAATTTTACGGTGTCTGGACTCCTTGCAAGTCGTCGACCAGATGCATGGCAAGGTGATGACGCCCATCAACTGGATACCCGGAGACGACGTGGTCCTGTCTCCACAGGTGGATCAAGAAGACATAGAGCGCAACTTCCCAGAAGCGCGCGAGATCCGTCCATACCTGCGCCTGACGCCGCTGGATATGGACTAG
- the RME1 gene encoding Rme1p (some similarities with uniprot|P32338 Saccharomyces cerevisiae YGR044C RME1 mediates cell type control of sporulation negatively regulates IME1 and sporulation zinc finger protein negative regulator of meiosis directly repressed by a1-a2 regulator), whose protein sequence is MLVMSQLEPAAHEEILYFGNSWEMHRQPECLESSPSLAESAPRESLWPFDLLDQDTACPPTMPSPPSLGPPSAAVRQAVPARPTMVKANSFSEGVHDFDDMSHFLSFAFVPSHASFQHQYPHQHMHSYTHPHPQPHSQAISQAIPQPRLHAHTHVYQDQDSGADSAPDYHFEPVVTRHSFAGHAASAGHIASAGHIASTGYTASAGHAASAGNIASAGRAATAESDYEGVPLAWQSAPSQTFFESFAPESLSPETRIRSAEPDSSPPALPSSAQSTYFSDAPADTASEPSSDLHDRFYQAFNNPTQRPTSSKHESVYQQLIDDNPLMEALSKRVKRGYYRCAHCPKMFSNVLEYAKHIDEFEIQRDYKCPFVLCPWKILGLPRRPELRRHCAIQHKMEIPKELKSTLKLGETDFPIMECTSPYCDKKFYRRDSYARHVAMVHDKADSRFNKRLVKVLAECPYEQDAFQHRGYIMGEMMKTKKKTK, encoded by the coding sequence ATGCTAGTCATGTCTCAGCTCGAACCCGCCGCACAcgaagaaattttgtatttCGGGAATTCATGGGAGATGCACAGGCAGCCAGAATGCCTCGAATCGAGCCCATCGCTGGCGGAGTCCGCGCCACGCGAGTCGCTTTGGCCGTTTGACCTGCTGGATCAGGACACGGCCTGCCCACCCACTATGCCCTCGCCTCCGTCGTTGGGACCGCCCTCGGCGGCAGTCCGACAGGCAGTGCCAGCGCGGCCCACGATGGTTAAAGCAAACTCTTTCTCGGAGGGCGTGCACGATTTTGACGACATGTCACACTTCCTGTCCTTCGCGTTCGTGCCGAGCCACGCGTCGTTCCAGCATCAGTACCCGCATCAGCATATGCATTCCTACACGCATCCGCATCCGCAACCACACTCGCAGGCTATCTCGCAGGCTATCCCGCAGCCGCGCCTGCACGCGCATACCCATGTATACCAAGACCAAGACAGCGGCGCTGATAGCGCACCCGACTACCATTTCGAGCCGGTTGTGACTAGACACAGCTTTGCCGGCCACGCTGCTAGTGCGGGTCACATTGCTAGCGCTGGTCACATTGCTAGCACAGGTTACACTGCCAGCGCCGGCCACGCTGCTAGTGCCGGCAACATTGCTAGTGCCGGCCGCGCCGCTACTGCGGAATCCGATTACGAGGGCGTGCCCCTTGCTTGGCAAAGTGCGCCATCACAGACCTTCTTCGAGAGTTTCGCCCCTGAAAGCTTATCGCCGGAAACTCGGATTAGGTCTGCTGAGCCGGACTCAAGTCCGCCTGCCTTGCCATCCTCCGCGCAATCCACGTATTTTTCGGACGCCCCGGCGGACACCGCATCCGAACCCTCCAGTGACTTGCACGACCGCTTCTACCAGGCGTTCAACAACCCGACCCAGCGCCCTACGTCGTCGAAACATGAGTCTGTGTACCAGCAGCTCATCGACGACAACCCTCTAATGGAGGCACTCTCGAAGCGAGTGAAACGCGGATACTACCGGTGCGCACACTGTCCCAAAATGTTCTCCAACGTGCTGGAGTACGCAAAGCACATTGACGAGTTTGAGATCCAGCGCGACTACAAGTGCCCTTTTGTGCTGTGTCCTTGGAAAATTCTCGGACTCCCACGCCGGCCTGAGTTGCGGCGCCACTGCGCAATCCAGCACAAAATGGAGATCcccaaagagctcaagtCCACGCTGAAGCTGGGTGAAACGGACTTTCCAATCATGGAATGCACATCCCCTTACTgcgacaagaagttctACCGCCGCGACTCGTATGCACGCCACGTTGCAATGGTACACGATAAAGCCGACAGCCGCTTCAACAAGCGCCTGGTCAAAGTTCTGGCGGAGTGTCCCTACGAGCAAGATGCGTTTCAGCATCGAGGATACATCATGGGCgagatgatgaaaacaaagaagaaaactaAGTGA